One window of the Strix uralensis isolate ZFMK-TIS-50842 chromosome 3, bStrUra1, whole genome shotgun sequence genome contains the following:
- the GINS1 gene encoding DNA replication complex GINS protein PSF1 produces MAGERAVGLVRELRGATGGNLPPFRAEGLRQALEEMRALYERNQADVSEAKSGRTDLIFLIRFRHCCLLRNQRCILAYLYDRLLRIRALRWEYGSVLPNTIQFHMSAEEVEWFSRYKKSLATYMRSVGGEEGLDLTQDIKPPKSLYIEVRCLRDYGEFEIDDGTTVLLKKNSQHFLPRWKCEQLIRQGVLEHILL; encoded by the exons ATGGCGGGGGAACGCGCGGTGGGGCTGGTGCGGGAGCTGCGGGGCGCCACCGGCGGGAACCTCCCGCCCTTCCGG GCGGAGGGGCTGCGGCAGGCGCTGGAGGAGATGCGGGCGCTGTACGAGCGGAACCAGGCGGACGT gtCCGAAGCGAAGTCGGGACGGACGGACTTGATTTTCCTCATCCGGTTCCGGCACTGCTGCCTGCTCCGAAACCAGCGCTGCATCCTGGCCTACCT GTACGACCGGTTGCTGCGGATCCGAGCACTAAGGTGGGAGTACGGCAGCGTCTTGCCAAACACCATCCAGTTTCACATGTCAGCTGAGGAA GTGGAGTGGTTCAGTCGGTACAAAAAGTCTCTGGCTACCTACATGAGGTCAGTAGGAGGAGAGGAGGGGCTGGACCTTACACAGGACATAAAACCTCCGAAAAGCCTGTACATTGAA GTGCGGTGTTTAAGAGACTATGGAGAATTTGAGATCGATGATGGTACCACCGTCCTGTTGAAGAAGAATAGCCAG CACTTTTTACCCCGCTGGAAATGCGAGCAGTTAATCAGACAAGGAGTCCTCGAGCACATTCTGTTGTAA